TGTGTAGGCATAGGCCCAATATTCTGGATGACGTAGGAGGGCCAAAGTAGTCTCCTGCAAGACCTTAGTCAACCCTGCTGATGAGTTGGTATTAGCTGTCATAGCAATGCGATCCAGGTCAGCTTTAAGGGTACGGGCACCTGCTAGCAGACCAATCTGTAGCTGAGCAACCGTTGCTTGCGAGCTACCACCTAAAATGCCCTCACCAGATTCGGAGTCACTTGTAACCCGACGTAGAGTTTGCACTAAAAAGCCAGCCACAGCCATTACCATCAAAATGGTAAATAGCCCCCCAAAGCCACCACCGACAGTAACAAAGGGCATAGGCATAAAGAAGAACGGGTTAATGCCGCCGCCAGAATAGGGTACGCTATAAACCCTAGTGCTGGGAGCACGATAGCTGCGAGATGGGGCAGAGTAACTGCGGCTAGGTGCCCTAAAGGAGCCACCCCCAATTCGGCCACCACTAGACGCTGCTAGTGCGCCATCAGCATGGCCAAAGACGATCGCAACTACTAGCGCAATTGCAACAAGTGGCTTCATCAATGATTTCAGCATAGACAATGCTCGTTGATATGCCATAACCGAATATAACCAAACTCAACGCCAATAGAACTCAATAGCAAGATCTCAAATGTAATCTTTAAAACAGTGTTGTCAGCATGGCAAAGGATGAGACAAGTAATCGGCAGAACCTACGCTTGGCCTCAGAGAACAATACTCCTGCTGGCTAGACTTAAGCTGTCG
The DNA window shown above is from Cyanobacteriota bacterium and carries:
- a CDS encoding DUF1517 domain-containing protein, translated to MAYQRALSMLKSLMKPLVAIALVVAIVFGHADGALAASSGGRIGGGSFRAPSRSYSAPSRSYRAPSTRVYSVPYSGGGINPFFFMPMPFVTVGGGFGGLFTILMVMAVAGFLVQTLRRVTSDSESGEGILGGSSQATVAQLQIGLLAGARTLKADLDRIAMTANTNSSAGLTKVLQETTLALLRHPEYWAYAYTESQTIGLVAAETQFNRLALAERSRFTQETLSNVGGQQSSWSASTPVLTGVANRAFPEDATHAAGDYIVVTILVGVQGKFSLPKVTNAEELRQAVNQLGAIAADQLMALEVLWTPQAANDTLSADDLLTEYPHLRLI